In the Calonectris borealis chromosome 11, bCalBor7.hap1.2, whole genome shotgun sequence genome, one interval contains:
- the ICE2 gene encoding little elongation complex subunit 2 isoform X3, translating to MAAKGQLLTWDISPKNGSEVFFSREIYEKYSLAPSLSELWHLSNRETKKNVEALANSSENRQTCGMQAADLVEVEAKSTTDDHPFPEPRLPYPFTSCLTEKEQKTYLYLMTKYSKKINHFQVNAASQRELFTYLELLRACLGHVQKYPEFYTLQEIMSIMGGKFHTQLTFRLEKNLLVMGTARRGKTDFPTMPVQLPTDYKTVTSIITPEKKASIMHNDISSDSNAEKLALKYCPQVVLSNQSLFTLLNNHGLNYKEQWELPVCIKMIPVAGSIPSKVVYVDSPLLRKEMTVRERNQIFHEIPMDFLATKMSYVSISDVSMDKPAEDNLFQWDMSSDTYQCRKIPLPDDTGMDFDDDVTELETFGATVKLSRTSKMEDTFPTVSNAAKVLSHGLKMGKKNTSTINSGDEEEKNTISEQGVSACAGMQLPSLDGVLCFSPEENSSHKSFNSEEVGLNKAQHVMTKEVSGNETELNTPSNAVSYKKESDAAQKNETCTSLCSSDTDEERLIIDTECKNTDCCKTTVPDIVSHTSAETTKSPSPTQIPLASMTDCSDQGKNAPRKPTRKLSKEFDPVGQILKMQTELLKSPSQKAHEQPVVSCDNSNAKPAHVSQSPKPLVTSSTETVSAPASNPNGSSRNTWTWLFQGVPKRKLPNELQMLEEDPSEYKAPQDGNLVYKLFSLNDLLLLVRCSVQKVKSLPRYHKKKKAQKLTPIFLLPKLEYQAYYGVEALTESEVCQLWTESMLHSECLFYIGRIDAFTSKLIMLEKISPEILREKLGLIKPANSLNILHHILKKVSDLQEGSYLLTHAAGDSSVGIYKSSLDKTAKASYNLHKAHCDLPTVPATLSVPWVPLDPSLPLPYHVNHGRVPCTFPPAPQEAMWKQKMTGAKVQSDTPYEGKPVAMETKGNPAKPVRNEGVATKKLKKNYCKQRTMKKKWKTKYNKM from the exons ATGGCGGCCAAAGGGCAGCTGCTGACCTG ggATATTTCACCAAAAAATGGCAGTGAAGTATTTTTCTCACGtgaaatttatgaaaaatattcattgGCTCCGAGCCTCTCTGAACTATGGCatttatcaaacag agagacaaagaaaaatgtggaAGCATTGGCAAACTCTTCAGAAAACAGGCAGACTTGTGGCATGCAAGCTGCAGATCTAGTTGAGGTGGAGGCTAAAAGCACAACTGACGATCATCCTTTTCCAGAACCTAGACTCCCCTATCCATTTACCTCTTGTTTGActgaaaaggagcagaaaacatACTTATATCTGATGACTAAGTACtcaaaaaaaataaaccattttcaaGTTAATGCAGCGAGTCAGAGAGAATTATTCACGTATCTG gAATTATTACGTGCTTGTCTTGGACATGTGCAAAAGTATCCTGAGTTTTACACGCTCCAGGAGATCATGAGTATCATGGGAGGAAAGTTTCATACACAGTTGACCTTTAggctggaaaaaaatcttcttgtaATG GGTACGGCAAGACGTGGTAAAACAGATTTCCCTACCATGCCTGTTCAGCTGCCCACAGATTATAAAACTGTTACATCTATTATAACTCCAGAAAAAAAGGCTTCTATTATGCACAAT GATATTAGTTCAGattcaaatgcagaaaaacttGCTTTGAAATACTGTCCTCAAGTTGTTTTAAGTAATCAATCATTATTTACTTTACTGAATAATCATGGACTAAACTACAAGGAACAATGGGAACTTCCAGTTTGTATTAAAATGATCCCTGTTGCAG GTAGCATACCATCTAAAGTGGTTTATGTTGATTCACCCCTGCTGAGAAAGGAAATGACAGTGAGAGAGAGGAACCAAATCTTCCATGAAATTCCAATGGACTTCCTAGCAACTAAAATGTCTTACGTTTCCATTTCTGATGTATCGATGGACAAACCAGCTGAGGACAATCTGTTTCAGTGGGAT ATGTCTTCTGATACCTACCAGTGCAGGAAGATTCCTCTTCCAGATGACACAGGGATGGACTTTGATGATGATGTTACAGAACTGGAAACTTTTGGAGCAACTGTCAAGCTCTCAAGAACTTCTAAAATGGAAGATACTTTTCCTACAGTTAGTAACGCTGCTAAAGTTTTATCACATGGcctaaaaatggggaaaaaaaatacatccacCATAAACAGTGgagatgaagaagagaaaaacaccATTTCTGAGCAAGGAGTTTCAGCATGTGCCGGCATGCAGCTTCCATCATTAGATGGCGTTCTGTGCTTCAGCCCTGAAGAAAATTCATCTCATAAAAGCTTTAATTCAGAGGAGGTAGGACTGAACAAAGCACAGCATGTCATGACCAAAGAAGTATCGGGCAATGAAACAGAATTAAATACTCCATCTAATGCTGTTAGTTACAAGAAAGAGTCTGATGCTGCACAAAAAAATGAGACTTGCACTTCTTTATGCAGTAGTGACACGGATGAAGAGCGTTTGATAATTGATACGGAATGTAAAAACACTGATTGTTGCAAAACAACTGTACCAGACATTGTTTCTCATACCTCAGCAGAGACTACCAAATCACCTTCCCCCACCCAGATTCCATTAGCAAGCATGACTGATTGCTCAGATCAGGGAAAAAATGCCCCCAGAAAGCCTACAAGAAAGTTGTCCAAAGAATTCGATCCTGTTGGACAGattttgaaaatgcaaactgAACTTCTCAAGTCACCTTCCCAAAAAGCTCATGAGCAGCCAGTGGTGAGCTGTGATAATTCTAATGCTAAGCCAGCCCATGTGTCTCAATCTCCAAAACCACTGGTGACCTCCAGCACAGAAACTGTGTCAGCCCCTGCCTCAAATCCCAACGGCTCCTCTAGAAATACCTGGACTTGGCTTTTTCAGGGAGTGCCAAAGA gAAAGCTGCCAAATGAACTTCAGATGCTTGAAGAAGACCCTTCAGAGTATAAAGCACCTCAGGATGGCAACCTTGTGTATAAACTATTCAGTTTGAATGATCTGTTGTTACTTGTGCGTTGCAGTGTGCAAAAAGTGAAGTCATTGCCACGataccataaaaagaaaaaagcccaaaag CTTACTCCAATATTCCTGTTGCCAAAATTAGAATACCAAGCCTATTATGGTGTCGAAGCTCTTACAGAAAGTGAAGTATGTCAATTATGGACAGAGAGTATGTTGCATTCTGAATGCTTATTTTATATTG gACGTATTGATGCTTTTACATCAAAGCTTATTATGCTAGAAAAGATTTctccagaaattttaagagaaaaacttGGATTGATTAA GCCTGCAAATTCATTAAATATACTTCATCACATTTTGAAGAAAGTGTCTGA TTTGCAGGAGGGCTCTTATTTATTGACTCATGCTGCAGGAGATTCATCAGTTGGAATCTACAAGAGTTCTCTTGACAAGACAGCGAAAGCATCATATAACTTACATAAAGCCCATTGTGATCTGCCTACTGTACCTGCCACTCTTTCAGTCCCATGGGTGCCACTAGATCCCAGCCTCCCTTTGCCCTATCATGTGAATCATGGAAGAGTTCCATGCACCTTTCCGCCTGCACCCCAGGAAGCCATGTGGAAACAGAAG ATGACTGGGGCGAAAGTACAATCAGACACACCCTATGAGGGAAAGCCAGTAGCTATGGAAACAAAAGGCAATCCAGCTAAGCCTGTTAGAAATGAAGGTGTGGCTAcaaagaagctgaagaagaatTACTGCAAACAAAGAAcgatgaagaaaaagtggaaaacGAAGTACAACAAAATGTAG
- the ICE2 gene encoding little elongation complex subunit 2 isoform X2, with protein MAAKGQLLTWDISPKNGSEVFFSREIYEKYSLAPSLSELWHLSNRETKKNVEALANSSENRQTCGMQAADLVEVEAKSTTDDHPFPEPRLPYPFTSCLTEKEQKTYLYLMTKYSKKINHFQVNAASQRELFTYLQMKEVVNNEIAEFMKFAQNAAKSCTQDYDAISEDAVHYTEELLRACLGHVQKYPEFYTLQEIMSIMGGKFHTQLTFRLEKNLLVMGTARRGKTDFPTMPVQLPTDYKTVTSIITPEKKASIMHNDISSDSNAEKLALKYCPQVVLSNQSLFTLLNNHGLNYKEQWELPVCIKMIPVAGSIPSKVVYVDSPLLRKEMTVRERNQIFHEIPMDFLATKMSYVSISDVSMDKPAEDNLFQWDMSSDTYQCRKIPLPDDTGMDFDDDVTELETFGATVKLSRTSKMEDTFPTVSNAAKVLSHGLKMGKKNTSTINSGDEEEKNTISEQGVSACAGMQLPSLDGVLCFSPEENSSHKSFNSEEVGLNKAQHVMTKEVSGNETELNTPSNAVSYKKESDAAQKNETCTSLCSSDTDEERLIIDTECKNTDCCKTTVPDIVSHTSAETTKSPSPTQIPLASMTDCSDQGKNAPRKPTRKLSKEFDPVGQILKMQTELLKSPSQKAHEQPVVSCDNSNAKPAHVSQSPKPLVTSSTETVSAPASNPNGSSRNTWTWLFQGVPKRKLPNELQMLEEDPSEYKAPQDGNLVYKLFSLNDLLLLVRCSVQKVKSLPRYHKKKKAQKLTPIFLLPKLEYQAYYGVEALTESEVCQLWTESMLHSECLFYIGRIDAFTSKLIMLEKISPEILREKLGLIKPANSLNILHHILKKVSDLQEGSYLLTHAAGDSSVGIYKSSLDKTAKASYNLHKAHCDLPTVPATLSVPWVPLDPSLPLPYHVNHGRVPCTFPPAPQEAMWKQKKEVQACGQERGRSGQIPLVTGRPAVPVSQSRCGPSVWLE; from the exons ATGGCGGCCAAAGGGCAGCTGCTGACCTG ggATATTTCACCAAAAAATGGCAGTGAAGTATTTTTCTCACGtgaaatttatgaaaaatattcattgGCTCCGAGCCTCTCTGAACTATGGCatttatcaaacag agagacaaagaaaaatgtggaAGCATTGGCAAACTCTTCAGAAAACAGGCAGACTTGTGGCATGCAAGCTGCAGATCTAGTTGAGGTGGAGGCTAAAAGCACAACTGACGATCATCCTTTTCCAGAACCTAGACTCCCCTATCCATTTACCTCTTGTTTGActgaaaaggagcagaaaacatACTTATATCTGATGACTAAGTACtcaaaaaaaataaaccattttcaaGTTAATGCAGCGAGTCAGAGAGAATTATTCACGTATCTG cAAATGAAAGAAGTAGTAAACAATGAAATCGCAGAATTTATGAAATTTGCCCAAAACGCTGCAAAAAGCTGCACCCAAGATTATGATGCCATTTCTGAAGATGCAGTACATTATACTGAG gAATTATTACGTGCTTGTCTTGGACATGTGCAAAAGTATCCTGAGTTTTACACGCTCCAGGAGATCATGAGTATCATGGGAGGAAAGTTTCATACACAGTTGACCTTTAggctggaaaaaaatcttcttgtaATG GGTACGGCAAGACGTGGTAAAACAGATTTCCCTACCATGCCTGTTCAGCTGCCCACAGATTATAAAACTGTTACATCTATTATAACTCCAGAAAAAAAGGCTTCTATTATGCACAAT GATATTAGTTCAGattcaaatgcagaaaaacttGCTTTGAAATACTGTCCTCAAGTTGTTTTAAGTAATCAATCATTATTTACTTTACTGAATAATCATGGACTAAACTACAAGGAACAATGGGAACTTCCAGTTTGTATTAAAATGATCCCTGTTGCAG GTAGCATACCATCTAAAGTGGTTTATGTTGATTCACCCCTGCTGAGAAAGGAAATGACAGTGAGAGAGAGGAACCAAATCTTCCATGAAATTCCAATGGACTTCCTAGCAACTAAAATGTCTTACGTTTCCATTTCTGATGTATCGATGGACAAACCAGCTGAGGACAATCTGTTTCAGTGGGAT ATGTCTTCTGATACCTACCAGTGCAGGAAGATTCCTCTTCCAGATGACACAGGGATGGACTTTGATGATGATGTTACAGAACTGGAAACTTTTGGAGCAACTGTCAAGCTCTCAAGAACTTCTAAAATGGAAGATACTTTTCCTACAGTTAGTAACGCTGCTAAAGTTTTATCACATGGcctaaaaatggggaaaaaaaatacatccacCATAAACAGTGgagatgaagaagagaaaaacaccATTTCTGAGCAAGGAGTTTCAGCATGTGCCGGCATGCAGCTTCCATCATTAGATGGCGTTCTGTGCTTCAGCCCTGAAGAAAATTCATCTCATAAAAGCTTTAATTCAGAGGAGGTAGGACTGAACAAAGCACAGCATGTCATGACCAAAGAAGTATCGGGCAATGAAACAGAATTAAATACTCCATCTAATGCTGTTAGTTACAAGAAAGAGTCTGATGCTGCACAAAAAAATGAGACTTGCACTTCTTTATGCAGTAGTGACACGGATGAAGAGCGTTTGATAATTGATACGGAATGTAAAAACACTGATTGTTGCAAAACAACTGTACCAGACATTGTTTCTCATACCTCAGCAGAGACTACCAAATCACCTTCCCCCACCCAGATTCCATTAGCAAGCATGACTGATTGCTCAGATCAGGGAAAAAATGCCCCCAGAAAGCCTACAAGAAAGTTGTCCAAAGAATTCGATCCTGTTGGACAGattttgaaaatgcaaactgAACTTCTCAAGTCACCTTCCCAAAAAGCTCATGAGCAGCCAGTGGTGAGCTGTGATAATTCTAATGCTAAGCCAGCCCATGTGTCTCAATCTCCAAAACCACTGGTGACCTCCAGCACAGAAACTGTGTCAGCCCCTGCCTCAAATCCCAACGGCTCCTCTAGAAATACCTGGACTTGGCTTTTTCAGGGAGTGCCAAAGA gAAAGCTGCCAAATGAACTTCAGATGCTTGAAGAAGACCCTTCAGAGTATAAAGCACCTCAGGATGGCAACCTTGTGTATAAACTATTCAGTTTGAATGATCTGTTGTTACTTGTGCGTTGCAGTGTGCAAAAAGTGAAGTCATTGCCACGataccataaaaagaaaaaagcccaaaag CTTACTCCAATATTCCTGTTGCCAAAATTAGAATACCAAGCCTATTATGGTGTCGAAGCTCTTACAGAAAGTGAAGTATGTCAATTATGGACAGAGAGTATGTTGCATTCTGAATGCTTATTTTATATTG gACGTATTGATGCTTTTACATCAAAGCTTATTATGCTAGAAAAGATTTctccagaaattttaagagaaaaacttGGATTGATTAA GCCTGCAAATTCATTAAATATACTTCATCACATTTTGAAGAAAGTGTCTGA TTTGCAGGAGGGCTCTTATTTATTGACTCATGCTGCAGGAGATTCATCAGTTGGAATCTACAAGAGTTCTCTTGACAAGACAGCGAAAGCATCATATAACTTACATAAAGCCCATTGTGATCTGCCTACTGTACCTGCCACTCTTTCAGTCCCATGGGTGCCACTAGATCCCAGCCTCCCTTTGCCCTATCATGTGAATCATGGAAGAGTTCCATGCACCTTTCCGCCTGCACCCCAGGAAGCCATGTGGAAACAGAAG AAGGAAGTCCAGGCATGTGGGCAAGAAAGAGGCAGGAGTGGTCAGATCCCACTGGTGACAGGAAGACCAGCTGTGCCTGTCTCGCAGTCCAGATGTGGCCCCTCAGTCTGGCTCGAATGA
- the ICE2 gene encoding little elongation complex subunit 2 isoform X4, with protein sequence MAAKGQLLTWDISPKNGSEVFFSREIYEKYSLAPSLSELWHLSNRETKKNVEALANSSENRQTCGMQAADLVEVEAKSTTDDHPFPEPRLPYPFTSCLTEKEQKTYLYLMTKYSKKINHFQVNAASQRELFTYLQMKEVVNNEIAEFMKFAQNAAKSCTQDYDAISEDAVHYTEELLRACLGHVQKYPEFYTLQEIMSIMGGKFHTQLTFRLEKNLLVMGTARRGKTDFPTMPVQLPTDYKTVTSIITPEKKASIMHNDISSDSNAEKLALKYCPQVVLSNQSLFTLLNNHGLNYKEQWELPVCIKMIPVAGSIPSKVVYVDSPLLRKEMTVRERNQIFHEIPMDFLATKMSYVSISDVSMDKPAEDNLFQWDMSSDTYQCRKIPLPDDTGMDFDDDVTELETFGATVKLSRTSKMEDTFPTVSNAAKVLSHGLKMGKKNTSTINSGDEEEKNTISEQGVSACAGMQLPSLDGVLCFSPEENSSHKSFNSEEVGLNKAQHVMTKEVSGNETELNTPSNAVSYKKESDAAQKNETCTSLCSSDTDEERLIIDTECKNTDCCKTTVPDIVSHTSAETTKSPSPTQIPLASMTDCSDQGKNAPRKPTRKLSKEFDPVGQILKMQTELLKSPSQKAHEQPVVSCDNSNAKPAHVSQSPKPLVTSSTETVSAPASNPNGSSRNTWTWLFQGVPKRKLPNELQMLEEDPSEYKAPQDGNLVYKLFSLNDLLLLVRCSVQKVKSLPRYHKKKKAQKLTPIFLLPKLEYQAYYGVEALTESEVCQLWTESMLHSECLFYIGRIDAFTSKLIMLEKISPEILREKLGLIKPANSLNILHHILKKVSDLQEGSYLLTHAAGDSSVGIYKSSLDKTAKASYNLHKAHCDLPTVPATLSVPWVPLDPSLPLPYHVNHGRVPCTFPPAPQEAMWKQKVWDNRIAR encoded by the exons ATGGCGGCCAAAGGGCAGCTGCTGACCTG ggATATTTCACCAAAAAATGGCAGTGAAGTATTTTTCTCACGtgaaatttatgaaaaatattcattgGCTCCGAGCCTCTCTGAACTATGGCatttatcaaacag agagacaaagaaaaatgtggaAGCATTGGCAAACTCTTCAGAAAACAGGCAGACTTGTGGCATGCAAGCTGCAGATCTAGTTGAGGTGGAGGCTAAAAGCACAACTGACGATCATCCTTTTCCAGAACCTAGACTCCCCTATCCATTTACCTCTTGTTTGActgaaaaggagcagaaaacatACTTATATCTGATGACTAAGTACtcaaaaaaaataaaccattttcaaGTTAATGCAGCGAGTCAGAGAGAATTATTCACGTATCTG cAAATGAAAGAAGTAGTAAACAATGAAATCGCAGAATTTATGAAATTTGCCCAAAACGCTGCAAAAAGCTGCACCCAAGATTATGATGCCATTTCTGAAGATGCAGTACATTATACTGAG gAATTATTACGTGCTTGTCTTGGACATGTGCAAAAGTATCCTGAGTTTTACACGCTCCAGGAGATCATGAGTATCATGGGAGGAAAGTTTCATACACAGTTGACCTTTAggctggaaaaaaatcttcttgtaATG GGTACGGCAAGACGTGGTAAAACAGATTTCCCTACCATGCCTGTTCAGCTGCCCACAGATTATAAAACTGTTACATCTATTATAACTCCAGAAAAAAAGGCTTCTATTATGCACAAT GATATTAGTTCAGattcaaatgcagaaaaacttGCTTTGAAATACTGTCCTCAAGTTGTTTTAAGTAATCAATCATTATTTACTTTACTGAATAATCATGGACTAAACTACAAGGAACAATGGGAACTTCCAGTTTGTATTAAAATGATCCCTGTTGCAG GTAGCATACCATCTAAAGTGGTTTATGTTGATTCACCCCTGCTGAGAAAGGAAATGACAGTGAGAGAGAGGAACCAAATCTTCCATGAAATTCCAATGGACTTCCTAGCAACTAAAATGTCTTACGTTTCCATTTCTGATGTATCGATGGACAAACCAGCTGAGGACAATCTGTTTCAGTGGGAT ATGTCTTCTGATACCTACCAGTGCAGGAAGATTCCTCTTCCAGATGACACAGGGATGGACTTTGATGATGATGTTACAGAACTGGAAACTTTTGGAGCAACTGTCAAGCTCTCAAGAACTTCTAAAATGGAAGATACTTTTCCTACAGTTAGTAACGCTGCTAAAGTTTTATCACATGGcctaaaaatggggaaaaaaaatacatccacCATAAACAGTGgagatgaagaagagaaaaacaccATTTCTGAGCAAGGAGTTTCAGCATGTGCCGGCATGCAGCTTCCATCATTAGATGGCGTTCTGTGCTTCAGCCCTGAAGAAAATTCATCTCATAAAAGCTTTAATTCAGAGGAGGTAGGACTGAACAAAGCACAGCATGTCATGACCAAAGAAGTATCGGGCAATGAAACAGAATTAAATACTCCATCTAATGCTGTTAGTTACAAGAAAGAGTCTGATGCTGCACAAAAAAATGAGACTTGCACTTCTTTATGCAGTAGTGACACGGATGAAGAGCGTTTGATAATTGATACGGAATGTAAAAACACTGATTGTTGCAAAACAACTGTACCAGACATTGTTTCTCATACCTCAGCAGAGACTACCAAATCACCTTCCCCCACCCAGATTCCATTAGCAAGCATGACTGATTGCTCAGATCAGGGAAAAAATGCCCCCAGAAAGCCTACAAGAAAGTTGTCCAAAGAATTCGATCCTGTTGGACAGattttgaaaatgcaaactgAACTTCTCAAGTCACCTTCCCAAAAAGCTCATGAGCAGCCAGTGGTGAGCTGTGATAATTCTAATGCTAAGCCAGCCCATGTGTCTCAATCTCCAAAACCACTGGTGACCTCCAGCACAGAAACTGTGTCAGCCCCTGCCTCAAATCCCAACGGCTCCTCTAGAAATACCTGGACTTGGCTTTTTCAGGGAGTGCCAAAGA gAAAGCTGCCAAATGAACTTCAGATGCTTGAAGAAGACCCTTCAGAGTATAAAGCACCTCAGGATGGCAACCTTGTGTATAAACTATTCAGTTTGAATGATCTGTTGTTACTTGTGCGTTGCAGTGTGCAAAAAGTGAAGTCATTGCCACGataccataaaaagaaaaaagcccaaaag CTTACTCCAATATTCCTGTTGCCAAAATTAGAATACCAAGCCTATTATGGTGTCGAAGCTCTTACAGAAAGTGAAGTATGTCAATTATGGACAGAGAGTATGTTGCATTCTGAATGCTTATTTTATATTG gACGTATTGATGCTTTTACATCAAAGCTTATTATGCTAGAAAAGATTTctccagaaattttaagagaaaaacttGGATTGATTAA GCCTGCAAATTCATTAAATATACTTCATCACATTTTGAAGAAAGTGTCTGA TTTGCAGGAGGGCTCTTATTTATTGACTCATGCTGCAGGAGATTCATCAGTTGGAATCTACAAGAGTTCTCTTGACAAGACAGCGAAAGCATCATATAACTTACATAAAGCCCATTGTGATCTGCCTACTGTACCTGCCACTCTTTCAGTCCCATGGGTGCCACTAGATCCCAGCCTCCCTTTGCCCTATCATGTGAATCATGGAAGAGTTCCATGCACCTTTCCGCCTGCACCCCAGGAAGCCATGTGGAAACAGAAG GTGTGGGATAATCGTATAGCAAGATAG
- the ICE2 gene encoding little elongation complex subunit 2 isoform X9 encodes MAAKGQLLTWDISPKNGSEVFFSREIYEKYSLAPSLSELWHLSNRETKKNVEALANSSENRQTCGMQAADLVEVEAKSTTDDHPFPEPRLPYPFTSCLTEKEQKTYLYLMTKYSKKINHFQVNAASQRELFTYLQMKEVVNNEIAEFMKFAQNAAKSCTQDYDAISEDAVHYTEELLRACLGHVQKYPEFYTLQEIMSIMGGKFHTQLTFRLEKNLLVMGTARRGKTDFPTMPVQLPTDYKTVTSIITPEKKASIMHNDISSDSNAEKLALKYCPQVVLSNQSLFTLLNNHGLNYKEQWELPVCIKMIPVAGSIPSKVVYVDSPLLRKEMTVRERNQIFHEIPMDFLATKMSYVSISDVSMDKPAEDNLFQWDMSSDTYQCRKIPLPDDTGMDFDDDVTELETFGATVKLSRTSKMEDTFPTVSNAAKVLSHGLKMGKKNTSTINSGDEEEKNTISEQGVSACAGMQLPSLDGVLCFSPEENSSHKSFNSEEVGLNKAQHVMTKEVSGNETELNTPSNAVSYKKESDAAQKNETCTSLCSSDTDEERLIIDTECKNTDCCKTTVPDIVSHTSAETTKSPSPTQIPLASMTDCSDQGKNAPRKPTRKLSKEFDPVGQILKMQTELLKSPSQKAHEQPVVSCDNSNAKPAHVSQSPKPLVTSSTETVSAPASNPNGSSRNTWTWLFQGVPKRKLPNELQMLEEDPSEYKAPQDGNLVYKLFSLNDLLLLVRCSVQKVKSLPRYHKKKKAQKLTPIFLLPKLEYQAYYGVEALTESEVCQLWTESMLHSECLFYIGLQIH; translated from the exons ATGGCGGCCAAAGGGCAGCTGCTGACCTG ggATATTTCACCAAAAAATGGCAGTGAAGTATTTTTCTCACGtgaaatttatgaaaaatattcattgGCTCCGAGCCTCTCTGAACTATGGCatttatcaaacag agagacaaagaaaaatgtggaAGCATTGGCAAACTCTTCAGAAAACAGGCAGACTTGTGGCATGCAAGCTGCAGATCTAGTTGAGGTGGAGGCTAAAAGCACAACTGACGATCATCCTTTTCCAGAACCTAGACTCCCCTATCCATTTACCTCTTGTTTGActgaaaaggagcagaaaacatACTTATATCTGATGACTAAGTACtcaaaaaaaataaaccattttcaaGTTAATGCAGCGAGTCAGAGAGAATTATTCACGTATCTG cAAATGAAAGAAGTAGTAAACAATGAAATCGCAGAATTTATGAAATTTGCCCAAAACGCTGCAAAAAGCTGCACCCAAGATTATGATGCCATTTCTGAAGATGCAGTACATTATACTGAG gAATTATTACGTGCTTGTCTTGGACATGTGCAAAAGTATCCTGAGTTTTACACGCTCCAGGAGATCATGAGTATCATGGGAGGAAAGTTTCATACACAGTTGACCTTTAggctggaaaaaaatcttcttgtaATG GGTACGGCAAGACGTGGTAAAACAGATTTCCCTACCATGCCTGTTCAGCTGCCCACAGATTATAAAACTGTTACATCTATTATAACTCCAGAAAAAAAGGCTTCTATTATGCACAAT GATATTAGTTCAGattcaaatgcagaaaaacttGCTTTGAAATACTGTCCTCAAGTTGTTTTAAGTAATCAATCATTATTTACTTTACTGAATAATCATGGACTAAACTACAAGGAACAATGGGAACTTCCAGTTTGTATTAAAATGATCCCTGTTGCAG GTAGCATACCATCTAAAGTGGTTTATGTTGATTCACCCCTGCTGAGAAAGGAAATGACAGTGAGAGAGAGGAACCAAATCTTCCATGAAATTCCAATGGACTTCCTAGCAACTAAAATGTCTTACGTTTCCATTTCTGATGTATCGATGGACAAACCAGCTGAGGACAATCTGTTTCAGTGGGAT ATGTCTTCTGATACCTACCAGTGCAGGAAGATTCCTCTTCCAGATGACACAGGGATGGACTTTGATGATGATGTTACAGAACTGGAAACTTTTGGAGCAACTGTCAAGCTCTCAAGAACTTCTAAAATGGAAGATACTTTTCCTACAGTTAGTAACGCTGCTAAAGTTTTATCACATGGcctaaaaatggggaaaaaaaatacatccacCATAAACAGTGgagatgaagaagagaaaaacaccATTTCTGAGCAAGGAGTTTCAGCATGTGCCGGCATGCAGCTTCCATCATTAGATGGCGTTCTGTGCTTCAGCCCTGAAGAAAATTCATCTCATAAAAGCTTTAATTCAGAGGAGGTAGGACTGAACAAAGCACAGCATGTCATGACCAAAGAAGTATCGGGCAATGAAACAGAATTAAATACTCCATCTAATGCTGTTAGTTACAAGAAAGAGTCTGATGCTGCACAAAAAAATGAGACTTGCACTTCTTTATGCAGTAGTGACACGGATGAAGAGCGTTTGATAATTGATACGGAATGTAAAAACACTGATTGTTGCAAAACAACTGTACCAGACATTGTTTCTCATACCTCAGCAGAGACTACCAAATCACCTTCCCCCACCCAGATTCCATTAGCAAGCATGACTGATTGCTCAGATCAGGGAAAAAATGCCCCCAGAAAGCCTACAAGAAAGTTGTCCAAAGAATTCGATCCTGTTGGACAGattttgaaaatgcaaactgAACTTCTCAAGTCACCTTCCCAAAAAGCTCATGAGCAGCCAGTGGTGAGCTGTGATAATTCTAATGCTAAGCCAGCCCATGTGTCTCAATCTCCAAAACCACTGGTGACCTCCAGCACAGAAACTGTGTCAGCCCCTGCCTCAAATCCCAACGGCTCCTCTAGAAATACCTGGACTTGGCTTTTTCAGGGAGTGCCAAAGA gAAAGCTGCCAAATGAACTTCAGATGCTTGAAGAAGACCCTTCAGAGTATAAAGCACCTCAGGATGGCAACCTTGTGTATAAACTATTCAGTTTGAATGATCTGTTGTTACTTGTGCGTTGCAGTGTGCAAAAAGTGAAGTCATTGCCACGataccataaaaagaaaaaagcccaaaag CTTACTCCAATATTCCTGTTGCCAAAATTAGAATACCAAGCCTATTATGGTGTCGAAGCTCTTACAGAAAGTGAAGTATGTCAATTATGGACAGAGAGTATGTTGCATTCTGAATGCTTATTTTATATTG GCCTGCAAATTCATTAA